TTTACCGTTTCTACTCGTTTCCGGACACGCGCAGGATTCCTTCGACGCGGCCGAGGCGTGTATTCATGTCGTGAATTTCAGAACGTATGGAGGCGAATTCGGATTGCATTTCCGTCCGCAATCCGGTCAGCTCGGCCCGAATCTCATCCCGGAATTCCGTGTTGGACTGATTAATGAAAGTGACGACTGCGATTACGAGGATGCCTATGGCCGATACGATCTGCGCGCCAAAGGCCCAGTTCTCGCGGGACATTCCGTTCATCTTCCGACCTCCTGGTGAGTGTGACAAAGCATGAATAACCGACCTCTAAAGCGTATCAGTCGGAGATCACCAGGCAATACTCGGAGTTTTTCTTAGAAAATGAAAAAGGACAGGCTGGAGGAAACGCGCCGGCTCAGTCCCGCAGGGCGAGACTTTCTCCGCTGAGCGTCACGCCCAGCGGCTCGATGACCACCTGGCGGGGGCCATCCTCAACTACGCCGGCGACCCAGGCGCGGAGACCTTGCGCTTCGGCACAGGCCACGGCCGCGTCCCCGTCCTCCGGGCGGACGAAGAGGGCGAAGCCGGCGCCCATGTTGAGGCTGCCGTAGGCTTCTTCCGCAGTCTGCCGGGTCTCCTCCACCATGAACTGCAGGACCTCGGGAACGGGGGGTACTTCGGTAATGCGGTAGGTGAACGGGCCGGGGTGGCGCATGATCTTCCGCCAGCCATGGCCGGTGATGTTGGCGATGTAGCGCAGGCCGATGCCGGCCTCGAAAGCCGCCTCGGTGACGGGAGGATAGAGCACGGTGGGGTCGAGCAGGGCCTCGCCGTACGTCCGGCCGTCGGGCATGACCGTGGCGTACCCCTCCGGCAGTCGCTCGGACAGTTTGCGCGCGAGGGTGAGGCCGTTGGCGTGGATACCGCTGCTTTCCAGGAGGACGATCGCGTCCCCGGCCGCCAGATCCTCGCCCAGGGTGAGGCGCGATTTCGGCTGGATTATGCCCACGCAGGAGGCGGCCAGGTCGATGGCGTCTTCCTCCACCACGCCGGTCAGGCAGGGGGTCTCACCGCCGCCCCAGGCCACGCCCAGGACGTCGCAGGCCGCCTTCCAGCCGTCGACCAAGTCGTTCATGCGGTCGGTGTCGTCGAACCAGTCCGACGAACCGGCGGCCCAGTAGGCGTGGATGCTCAGGGGCCGCGCGCCCACGGTGACGAGGTCGTTGACGGCCGTGGCGATGGTGTCCTGCGCGATGTGGTCGTACCAGGTCCGTCCCGATGCCTTCGATACCGGCGGCCCCGACACCCGCGACACCCCCGACTCCGCCTGCACCTCCCGCATCGCGTCCGCCACCAGGGCCTTGGTGCCCAGGCATTCGGTGATGGAGGCGAGATAGGCATCGCCGATGTCCACCACGTAGGCCGACTCCCCGCGGCTGGCCGCCACCTCGCGGACGCCTGTGTGCGCACCCGCGCGTTCGAGGTTGGCCCCCGTGGCCCGTGCCGCCTGCTGGGCGAGGACCTTCAGGGGATCGATCCGGTCGTAGTCGACGCCGGAATCCTCGTAGGTCAACCGGTCACCGGCAGGCGGACCGCCAGGCGCGCCGCTTCCGTTCGGCTTTTCGTCGGCCATGCACGTCCTTTCGGAGTCCTTCAGCTTCCCGTGGTGAACAGTTCACGCAGCCTGCGGGCCACGAGCTGGACTTCGCCATCCTCGAGCTGCAGCGTGCGCGGACCCAGACCGTCGTAGATGATCTTCGGGTCGCCCGCGCGCAAGAGCCGGCCCACGTCTTCCCGGGACAGGGGAATCACCGACTCGTCCCAGAGCAGTTCCACGTCGTGGTAACCGTGGGTGTTGAGCTCGTAACGGGCTTCCAGGCCGTCGATGCCCTGCAACTGGTCCGCCAGCCAGCGAGCCTTCGTGTTCCAGGAGGCGATCTCTTCTTCCTCGTCGAGGGCCACGTACCGCTCCAGCGCGGCGACCAGACCGACGATCTCCTCCTTGCCGACCTTCAGCCCCCGTCCAATGCCGTTGACCGGCGCGTTCTGCATCCGGGCGGCGTGGATCAGGTCGGCGCGGCCCGCGAGGATCCCCGTCGAATTCGGGCCGCGAATCCCTTTGCCCCCGCTGACCACGACCAGGTCGGCGCCGGCTTCCAGGTACTTGGTCAGGTTCTCCTTCGGCGGCAGGTTGGACGCCAGGTCGATCATCACCGGCACGCCTTTTCGCTTGCCGATCTCGATGATCTCCAGGGGCATGAGCGTCTCGGGGTCGTGTTCCTGCCGGTGGCGCACGGGAAAAGGCGGCACGCCCCGCGTCTGGTGCTCGATGTACGCCAGGCCCACGAGCAGCGCCGTCCGGTCCGTGATGGCCGCCTCGTATTCCGCGCGGGTGCCGGCCTCCACCAGCTTCATGCCCGCGAAGCCGAACACGTTGTCGTAAAAGAAACGATGGGCCGTCTGAAACAGGCACTCCACCTTCGGCCAGTTCGGATTGGGCAGGAGCCCCATCCGTTCCTCGTCGGGCCCGGTCAAAACGCCCGCCGCGCCTACCAGCATCGACGCGAAGGCGCCGGACGAGACCAGGGCGGCCTCCGCCCCCATGATCTCGGCGATGCGCCGTCCCGCCGCTTCGTGCAACTCGGACATGTCCACGAAGTAGCGGTTGGCCTCGGCCATGGCCTCCATCACCTCGGCCGGCATGCGTGAGCCACCCATGCTCGAGAGGTGCTCGTGGGCGCCGACATGGGGCCGCACTCCGAGCAGCCGGGTGTAGACGTTATCCTTCAGATCGGCCGCCAGAGCCTCCGGGTCGCCGCCCGAACCGCTGACGCCGCCCGAACCGCCCGCGCTACCACCTCCCGGCGATCCATCCAACTCGTCCGCACTACTGCAACCGGATGCCGCGACACCCGTCGCACTCGCCGCGCCGGCCATCCCGGCCAGTGCGCTCACCCTGATGAAGGTGCGCCGGTCCAGCCGGTCCAGCCGGTCCAGCCGGTCCAACTCGCTTTCTGTTTCCGCCGATTCCCGCTCGTCCACATGCTGCTCTTTACGATTGTGCTCGTCCATGTGTCCTCACTCCCGCTTCTTCGCCGCCATCAGGTTCTCCGTCCGGCTCGCCACCTGCGCTTCGATCTCCTTGCGTGTCCAGTGCTTCCCCTTGTTCATGCCCCGGCATGTCTCAGCTTCCCGTTCCCACCGCCGTTTGGACTTCAGGATGTCCTGCCAGAAGGGATAGCTGCTGCACTGAGACGGCCGCACCGGATAGATGGAACAACCCCGGTCGTAGAATACGCAGGGACCGTCATCCGGAGAGACCAGGGAGACGTAGCCGTCGATCTCTTCCGTGTACTTTTCAAGGAAGGTTTCGAAGGGCAGGTCCAGGTACTCGGCGATGCGCCGGAACTCCTTCTCGCTGCCGTAGATGAATCCACCCGGGAAGGTACAGCAGTGACCGCACCCGTGGCAGGAGAACTGCAATCCGTCGTGCCAGAACTTGCCTTTAGCCATGGCTATTGATCTCTGGTGACACTGAACTTCAGATTTCCGCGCACTTCATCCACCTTGGTCTCCACACGGTCGACCTTGGCATCCACACGGTCAATCTTATCTTCCAGTCTGGACAACCGGTCTCTCGTGCCGGATTCCACGAAAACATACAAGCCGAAGCCAACTGTAATCAGGGCACCTTTTATTACTACATTGATCCAGGGTTTCTTAGCCAACTTATACTCCTTATGCAACGAATACATATACAGGAATACCCTTATACCGTATTAGTCGGCCAAGCTGGAGTGCATTCTCGAAATAAAAAACTATTCTCCCACCGTGGCGATCACTTCGACTTCGCACCGCGCGCCGAAGGCCAGGCCGCTGCCGGCGAAGGCGCTGCGGGCCGGCTTGTCGCCGGGGAAGTACGTGACGTACACCTCGTTGAAGGCGGGCCATTCGGCGATGTCCGCCAGCATGACCGTGGCCTTGATCACCCGGTCCATGGAGGATCCGTTGGCTTCCAGGACCGCCCTGATGTTCTCCATGGTCTGGCGGGCCTCGCCCTGGATGCCGCCCGTCGCCAGGTCAGTCGTACCGGGGATGTTCCCGATCTGTCCGGAGAGGAACAGCAGGTGCCCCACGCGCACAGCGTCCGAGAAGGGCAGGTTCATGCTCGCCGTGGTCTCCGACGTGAGATATACGGCCTCGGGCGGGGGCGGGGGCGCAGCAGGGGGCGTCGATGCGTCCTGCTCCATTTCAGCGCATCCCGCGACGAACATCAGCGGCATAGCGGCGAACATCAGCGTCATAACGAAAACCATCGTGGGCACCGAGACTGTCCGCGGTGGCATAGTGGCATCGCGCAACGGCACGGCGGTCTTCTGATATTGCGCGCCGGCATTGCGAAGTCGTCCGGTCATATTTCGCTCCCGATGACAGAGGCTACAGGCCTTGCGCGTCGACGTGATCGCACAAGGAATAACAAACAGGCGAGTAAACTTGAAACTAACGAATTGAAGCTGACCCGGTCAAGCCTGCATGTTATCTCTCGTGATGAAAGCTGCACGTAATTACCGGCAACTCTCTCGTACGGGCGGAGAACTGGATCGCGGGCCGAGGACGGAAAGGGAAGGGAGCACGTGCAAGACCGAAGGCGTGATTATACAGTCCGAGTTGCCATGCTCGGTGATCGAAGATGCCTTGCGACGGATTCAGTAGCAGTGCTATCGGTGTGGGGAATTTCCGTGCCTGGACAGGATCTCCAGGCGAGCGGCCGGTCAGGCGCCGGCTTTCTGGCCGAAGACGACGACGGCTGCGTACAGGCCATTCTTTACTCCGACGCTTACGCCTGCCCGATTGAATACGAGGTTCAGCTGGTTTCTGCAATGGACCGGGGATTCGTGCCAGTCGGTGAGCCATTTTTCTGTCAATTGATCACGTGCCGTTCCCTGGGTGAGTATGATGTTCTCGCCCAGGACGAGCCACGCCGTCTGCGGGCTTGCCCTCGTAACACGGTCTGCTATGCTTGATCCGTCCGAACCGGTGTGGTAGTCGGCGGACAGATCGTTGGCCAGGAGATCCTCCATGTGGACCCTCGCGGCTTCGGCCAGTCCGTCATCCCAGGTAACCGGTGTTGTCGGATCGTAGGAATCATCCCCGCAAGTTCCTCCCTGCCCCCGGTAGACGTTGATGCCCGCCAGGATTCCGCGCTCGATGTCCGAGAAAGGCGAGACCGTCGTAGCCGGTGGTTTCGAGGACGGCTCGGCCGGCGGGGGCGGATCGGCGGGGGCGGTCACGGCCGGATTGCCATCCGATCCGCAACCCGGCAACCAGGGCAGTCCGGCGATCAGGACGAGAAGCAACGGGATCGAGCGTGGCCGACCGGGTAAAGGTGCTAATTCAGCCCGTCCCTTGGCGTTATCGAGACCAAACCCGTGAATGTCCGTGTTCTCCTACCTGTAGGTAATCTGAAAATCGATGAGATTGTAATGCGGAGGCACACCGCAGCGAGGAAACGATACCCCCGGAGTCCTTCCCCGGGGGCATTTTTAGCGGATCGGCCGTGCTCAATCACTTCGGTTGGTCTGCATTGGCTTTGATCTGTTCCCACAGACCGCGGAGCAGGTCCGGTGTCTCCGCTACCGGATCAGCCGTAACTCTCGGGGCTTCGTCCGCATTGGCCTTGATCTGTTCCCACAGGGCCGACAAGTCACCCATGCGCTCTACCCGCTGGTCCAAGACATCTTCGGACGTCGTTTCCGTGTCCTGGGGAAACGCCAACTGAGGACTCGTGACCAATGCCAACACGACTCCCGCGACGATCGACAATCTGGTCATGATACACCTCCCATTAAGGTATAAGGATTGATTCTACCCTATTAGACCTCCCTGGGGGCTTCTTGGTTGTGAGGACTCGCAATTCACCTTCGATCTCGTTCAGATTCTGACAGCGATT
The window above is part of the Gemmatimonadota bacterium genome. Proteins encoded here:
- a CDS encoding phosphoribosylformylglycinamidine cyclo-ligase, with the protein product MADEKPNGSGAPGGPPAGDRLTYEDSGVDYDRIDPLKVLAQQAARATGANLERAGAHTGVREVAASRGESAYVVDIGDAYLASITECLGTKALVADAMREVQAESGVSRVSGPPVSKASGRTWYDHIAQDTIATAVNDLVTVGARPLSIHAYWAAGSSDWFDDTDRMNDLVDGWKAACDVLGVAWGGGETPCLTGVVEEDAIDLAASCVGIIQPKSRLTLGEDLAAGDAIVLLESSGIHANGLTLARKLSERLPEGYATVMPDGRTYGEALLDPTVLYPPVTEAAFEAGIGLRYIANITGHGWRKIMRHPGPFTYRITEVPPVPEVLQFMVEETRQTAEEAYGSLNMGAGFALFVRPEDGDAAVACAEAQGLRAWVAGVVEDGPRQVVIEPLGVTLSGESLALRD
- a CDS encoding YkgJ family cysteine cluster protein, whose product is MAKGKFWHDGLQFSCHGCGHCCTFPGGFIYGSEKEFRRIAEYLDLPFETFLEKYTEEIDGYVSLVSPDDGPCVFYDRGCSIYPVRPSQCSSYPFWQDILKSKRRWEREAETCRGMNKGKHWTRKEIEAQVASRTENLMAAKKRE
- a CDS encoding RidA family protein: MEQDASTPPAAPPPPPEAVYLTSETTASMNLPFSDAVRVGHLLFLSGQIGNIPGTTDLATGGIQGEARQTMENIRAVLEANGSSMDRVIKATVMLADIAEWPAFNEVYVTYFPGDKPARSAFAGSGLAFGARCEVEVIATVGE
- a CDS encoding CAP domain-containing protein, whose amino-acid sequence is MHGFGLDNAKGRAELAPLPGRPRSIPLLLVLIAGLPWLPGCGSDGNPAVTAPADPPPPAEPSSKPPATTVSPFSDIERGILAGINVYRGQGGTCGDDSYDPTTPVTWDDGLAEAARVHMEDLLANDLSADYHTGSDGSSIADRVTRASPQTAWLVLGENIILTQGTARDQLTEKWLTDWHESPVHCRNQLNLVFNRAGVSVGVKNGLYAAVVVFGQKAGA